One part of the Oceanihabitans sp. IOP_32 genome encodes these proteins:
- a CDS encoding type II toxin-antitoxin system RelE/ParE family toxin, giving the protein MKREVIIYKNHFLDFYKKQDAKTRVKIDYVLKIIRELDQIPSQYFKHLTGTDGLYEARIKLGSNIFRVLCFFDKGNLVVLLNGFQKKTQKTPKSEIKLAERLKKEYYEEK; this is encoded by the coding sequence ATGAAGAGAGAAGTAATTATTTATAAAAACCATTTTCTTGATTTCTACAAGAAACAAGATGCAAAGACAAGAGTAAAAATTGATTATGTCTTAAAAATAATTAGAGAATTAGACCAAATTCCAAGTCAGTATTTTAAGCATTTAACCGGTACAGATGGTTTATACGAAGCTCGAATAAAATTAGGGAGTAACATTTTTAGAGTTCTATGTTTTTTTGATAAGGGTAATTTAGTTGTATTACTGAATGGTTTTCAGAAAAAGACACAAAAAACACCAAAGAGTGAAATTAAATTAGCAGAACGATTAAAGAAAGAATATTATGAAGAAAAATAG
- a CDS encoding helix-turn-helix domain-containing protein, protein MFCNLLVMNIGKQIADLRKQKGVSRDELGKEVGTSGAVIGRYEREEITPSVEIANKIAKALGVSLDYLVGNTDLELTDKLMNRIKEVARMTEKDKDYVYTLIDAFIAKNKLKGLV, encoded by the coding sequence GTGTTTTGTAATCTTTTAGTTATGAATATTGGCAAACAAATAGCAGACTTACGCAAACAGAAAGGTGTTAGCAGAGATGAACTCGGTAAAGAAGTGGGAACTTCTGGAGCTGTTATTGGCAGATACGAACGTGAAGAGATTACTCCTTCTGTTGAAATTGCCAATAAAATAGCCAAAGCTCTTGGGGTTTCTTTGGATTACTTGGTTGGAAACACTGATTTAGAGCTTACTGATAAACTAATGAACAGAATTAAAGAGGTAGCTCGTATGACCGAGAAAGACAAGGATTACGTATATACTTTAATTGATGCATTTATTGCTAAAAACAAACTTAAAGGGTTAGTCTAA
- a CDS encoding tyrosine-type recombinase/integrase, which yields MEQIKDFENWLTRLGYAESTIKGYVRLLTNFFNYLNQRKASQKEIENFIKDLHQTKLSRQSIQGHLNVINRYSAFLELTTKEKLTVGKIIVEREIKTERTIFTQEEIQQLFSSIDGHGPSDLMDKAVLSLYYGCGLRSKEGIHLEPKEIDFNKGLIYVKPCKNYQSRYVPMSVKVMRDLKEYQDFSRAVINPNSKYLLVGKQKDKSTGSYLNQRLKNLQKKAGISKKASLHSLRHSIATHLLQQGMELEYIGDFLGHKRLDSTQIYTHILEEWKNIENG from the coding sequence ATGGAACAAATTAAAGATTTTGAGAACTGGCTCACAAGGTTAGGTTATGCAGAAAGCACTATCAAAGGATATGTAAGATTATTAACTAATTTTTTCAACTATTTAAATCAAAGAAAAGCTAGTCAAAAGGAGATAGAAAACTTCATAAAAGACCTACACCAAACTAAATTATCAAGACAATCCATTCAAGGACATTTAAACGTAATCAATCGATACAGTGCCTTTTTAGAGCTAACTACAAAAGAGAAATTAACCGTTGGTAAAATCATAGTAGAAAGAGAGATAAAAACCGAGAGAACCATTTTCACACAAGAAGAAATCCAGCAACTTTTTTCTTCAATTGACGGACATGGTCCGAGCGATTTAATGGATAAAGCAGTACTTAGTTTGTATTACGGTTGTGGATTAAGAAGTAAAGAAGGCATCCATTTAGAACCCAAGGAAATTGATTTTAATAAAGGATTAATCTATGTTAAACCATGCAAGAATTATCAAAGTAGATACGTTCCAATGAGCGTGAAAGTAATGCGTGATTTAAAGGAATACCAAGACTTTTCAAGAGCAGTAATTAATCCAAACAGTAAGTATTTATTAGTTGGAAAACAGAAAGACAAAAGCACAGGAAGCTATCTTAATCAAAGGTTAAAAAATCTTCAAAAAAAAGCAGGAATCAGCAAGAAAGCTAGCCTACACAGTTTAAGGCATAGTATCGCTACACATCTTTTACAGCAAGGAATGGAACTAGAATACATTGGAGATTTTTTAGGTCATAAACGTTTAGATAGCACACAAATTTACACCCACATATTGGAGGAATGGAAAAATATAGAGAATGGCTAA
- a CDS encoding site-specific integrase, translating into MRIGLFTKWLKFQGLTLKTIDYKGLLSYIGDLQTQEKSKTSINTTLRSIEHYYTFLQIRNIALNVRLRGTYQEQILLLSEEELLQIYSNYQNTTKHGYFKYSNKLILGLMIFQALDKQDIMNLALKDIDLTKGTFQVPAGVRRKNERIIQLEAHQIIPLHDYIINYRGIGRNGKKSLESSERLFHPNVNKEQRIHDQLKALAKAIRVQNPDLNFKRLTQLKQSRIGIWIDLYGLRKTQYLAGYKDVGNIEKYRNKDMKNLSKQIEMFHPLN; encoded by the coding sequence ATGAGAATTGGACTTTTTACCAAATGGCTCAAATTTCAAGGATTAACATTAAAAACGATAGATTATAAAGGCTTACTTAGCTATATTGGAGACTTACAAACCCAAGAAAAATCAAAAACCAGTATTAATACAACACTCAGAAGTATAGAACATTATTATACGTTTCTACAAATCAGAAATATTGCATTAAACGTAAGGCTAAGAGGAACGTACCAGGAACAAATTTTACTACTATCAGAAGAAGAACTTTTACAGATTTACAGCAATTATCAAAACACCACCAAACACGGTTATTTTAAGTATTCTAACAAATTGATTTTAGGCTTAATGATTTTTCAAGCGTTGGATAAACAAGATATTATGAACTTAGCATTAAAAGATATTGATTTAACAAAAGGAACTTTTCAAGTTCCTGCAGGAGTGAGAAGAAAAAATGAGAGAATAATACAACTAGAAGCGCATCAAATCATACCCTTACACGATTACATAATCAATTACAGAGGAATAGGAAGAAATGGGAAAAAGAGCTTAGAATCAAGCGAACGCCTGTTTCATCCCAACGTCAATAAAGAGCAACGCATCCACGACCAATTAAAAGCATTAGCCAAGGCAATTAGAGTGCAAAATCCAGATTTAAACTTCAAAAGATTAACTCAACTCAAACAATCAAGAATAGGGATTTGGATAGACTTATATGGTCTTAGAAAAACACAATATTTAGCAGGATATAAAGATGTTGGAAACATAGAAAAGTACCGAAATAAGGATATGAAAAACTTAAGTAAACAGATAGAAATGTTTCATCCCTTGAATTAA
- a CDS encoding CHC2 zinc finger domain-containing protein, whose translation MEIKQIKEQLNIETVLNEYGIAINKNKHCKCPFHKDDKPSLRIYSETNTYTCFGCDKTGDVIQFIQDFEKCTKHKALKKATALIGTEEIKPTKATTETQEINYSELFPKFKQSLHRSKKAIAYLEERGIYDVKLEQGFNTSTGLSTGNGTQFKQLKNCIIYPLKDQGNNIVSLYGRNIAKAGTHYYTANRKGLYPNYPTAETKTLILTESVIDSATLLKYTNYQTPALSQVEVLALYGTNGLTEEHTEAVSHLNQLQEIILFFDGDKAGNEAIEKHSKTLNELLPNVIISKVNTPEDEDVNSLVQSHEPTILEHLINDREILFSSIEKKKESESLAVSEVELNTENPEYIIYENGSLQIAVLGGVNLFSLDKLKVTLRITKIVEGRSVSPIYNIRQSNLDLYNDDSVDKFIRKVAERLELGTREIQISIAELINGLEEYRLEQVELQKPNKVESRQLTEKRKQQVIDFLQSKDLLRRTNELIGKTGMVGEENNRLLMFLVFTSRLREQPLHIISLGASGTGKTYLQEKISELIPEEHKLEITALSENALYYFDRTELKNKLVLIEDLDGAQDEKILYAIRELMSKKRISKTIPIKDAKGNLKTVTLQVEGPICLTGTTTKERIYEDNANRSLLIYLDNSKAHKNQIMEYQQNLSAGTINKHKEEEIKTFLQDVQLLLEKVKVRNPFATKLNIPDTVFKPLRTNTHYLSFIETVTFYHQYQRERKKDEQGNYYIETTLEDIEEANKLLKDVLLAKSDELTKACRDFLEILKAYIKREEKESFYAKELRASLRINPKTLSRYLSDLSRYGYIKIIGGNPRSTGYEYEILNSEEYNQLKANIQTALDEALANIKEECLSTPVVPQLS comes from the coding sequence ATGGAAATCAAACAAATTAAAGAGCAATTAAACATAGAAACAGTACTAAACGAGTACGGTATTGCAATCAACAAAAACAAGCATTGCAAATGCCCTTTCCATAAAGATGATAAACCCAGTTTAAGAATTTACTCCGAAACCAATACCTATACTTGTTTTGGTTGTGATAAAACGGGAGACGTAATACAATTTATACAAGACTTTGAGAAATGCACCAAACATAAAGCATTAAAAAAAGCAACAGCATTAATCGGTACTGAAGAAATAAAACCAACCAAAGCAACAACAGAAACACAAGAGATTAACTACTCAGAACTCTTTCCAAAATTTAAACAAAGCCTACACAGAAGTAAAAAAGCGATAGCTTATTTAGAAGAAAGAGGAATTTATGATGTGAAGTTAGAGCAAGGATTTAATACTTCGACTGGGCTCAGTACAGGTAATGGCACTCAATTTAAGCAACTCAAAAATTGTATTATTTATCCATTAAAAGACCAGGGTAATAATATCGTAAGCCTTTACGGTAGAAATATAGCCAAAGCAGGAACGCATTATTATACAGCTAACAGAAAAGGTTTGTACCCGAACTATCCTACTGCAGAAACCAAAACACTAATACTTACAGAATCTGTAATTGACAGTGCTACACTTTTAAAATATACCAACTACCAAACACCTGCACTGAGCCAAGTCGAAGTGTTAGCACTTTACGGAACAAACGGACTAACAGAAGAACACACGGAGGCCGTGAGCCATTTAAACCAATTACAAGAAATTATACTCTTTTTTGATGGAGACAAAGCAGGAAATGAAGCGATAGAAAAGCACAGTAAAACCTTAAATGAGCTGTTACCAAACGTAATTATCAGTAAAGTAAATACTCCAGAGGATGAAGATGTAAATAGCTTAGTTCAAAGTCATGAACCAACAATATTAGAGCATCTAATTAATGATAGAGAAATACTTTTTTCTTCAATTGAAAAGAAAAAAGAATCCGAAAGCCTTGCAGTGAGCGAAGTTGAACTGAATACAGAAAATCCAGAGTATATAATTTATGAAAATGGTTCACTTCAAATAGCTGTTTTAGGAGGTGTAAACTTGTTCAGTTTGGATAAACTAAAAGTGACATTACGAATCACTAAAATAGTAGAAGGACGCTCAGTGTCCCCTATTTACAACATCAGGCAAAGCAATTTAGATTTATACAATGATGATTCAGTAGATAAATTCATAAGAAAAGTAGCCGAAAGATTAGAATTAGGAACAAGAGAAATACAGATTTCAATAGCAGAGTTAATAAATGGTTTAGAAGAATACAGATTAGAACAAGTAGAACTACAGAAACCCAACAAAGTCGAAAGTCGACAGCTAACTGAAAAAAGAAAACAACAAGTAATAGACTTTTTACAATCAAAGGATCTACTTCGTAGAACCAATGAACTCATCGGTAAAACTGGAATGGTTGGAGAAGAAAATAACCGTTTATTAATGTTTTTGGTATTTACTTCAAGACTCAGAGAACAGCCTTTGCATATCATCAGCTTAGGAGCTTCTGGAACAGGGAAAACCTACTTGCAAGAAAAGATAAGCGAATTAATCCCCGAAGAGCATAAACTAGAAATTACTGCCTTATCAGAAAATGCACTTTACTACTTTGACCGAACAGAATTAAAAAACAAACTCGTATTAATTGAGGACTTAGACGGAGCGCAAGATGAAAAAATACTGTACGCTATCCGTGAGTTAATGAGTAAAAAACGAATCTCTAAAACAATCCCCATCAAAGATGCTAAGGGAAATCTAAAAACAGTTACCCTCCAAGTTGAAGGTCCAATTTGTTTAACCGGAACAACCACCAAAGAACGCATTTATGAAGATAATGCAAACAGAAGTTTATTGATCTATTTAGACAATTCAAAAGCACATAAAAACCAAATTATGGAATATCAGCAAAATCTATCTGCAGGAACAATAAACAAACACAAAGAAGAAGAAATCAAAACCTTTTTACAAGATGTACAATTGCTATTAGAGAAAGTAAAAGTGCGTAATCCGTTCGCTACTAAGCTTAATATTCCTGATACTGTTTTCAAACCTTTAAGAACCAACACACACTATTTAAGCTTTATAGAAACGGTAACATTCTATCATCAATACCAAAGAGAGCGTAAAAAAGATGAGCAAGGAAACTACTACATAGAAACAACATTGGAAGATATTGAGGAAGCCAATAAACTACTAAAAGATGTGCTACTGGCTAAAAGTGATGAGCTTACAAAAGCGTGTAGAGATTTTTTAGAAATATTAAAAGCATACATCAAAAGAGAAGAAAAAGAGAGTTTCTACGCTAAAGAACTAAGAGCCAGTTTAAGAATAAATCCAAAGACATTGAGCCGATATTTAAGTGATTTATCTCGTTATGGTTATATCAAAATCATTGGCGGAAATCCAAGAAGTACAGGCTATGAATATGAAATCTTAAACAGCGAAGAATACAACCAATTAAAAGCCAATATCCAGACGGCATTAGATGAAGCTTTAGCCAATATTAAAGAAGAGTGTCTCAGTACCCCAGTAGTACCTCAGTTGAGTTAG